DNA from Candidatus Paceibacterota bacterium:
TCTCGGGCCGCTACAACGCGGTCGTCGTGCAGGTGCTGGCGTACATGGACCGGAACGGCTACGCCTCCCATGGCGCCCATTGGAAGTCATCTATTCTGCCGTGGTCCACGCGTGTCACCTCCAGCTTTGATCCCTTGGCTTACCTCTGCACGAAAGCGCACGCCAACGGCATTCAGGTCCACGCCTGGCTGGGCGGCAGCGGCGGCGGACCTTACCGCGTCTCGACTGCCTGGCCCCCCGCCAACAACGCAACCCTGGCCGCGCACCCGGAGTGGTTTATCGCGCCTTATGCCAGCAGCGAAGGAGGGTCTCCCGAGCTCGTGGACGGCAATTACTCTTTGGATATGGGCTCGCCAGACGTGCAGGACTACATCGTCAGCATCGTCAAGGAACTCGTCACCAACTACCCGATTGACGGCATCAACTGGGACGACGAGCTCAATAGCTCGGGCTACAACGAGGGGTTCGGCTATCCCGCTTACAGCCAGGCCAGCTATGCGCGCTCCGGCCTGGCCCGGTTCCGCATCAACACCGGCTATTCCGGCACGCCCAGCAACACCCAGACCGCCTGGTCCAATTATCGCCGCCGTTTCAAGAACGAACTGATGGCCCGGGTTCAGGCCGAGATTCAATCCATCAAGACCAATCCGCGCCAGCCGCTGCGGCACACCATCGCTCCCATCGCCTACAGCCCGGTCCCGAGTTCCTGCACCTTCTCCGGGTCGGCCCCCTACACCTATTTCTGCGATTGGGCCGGCATGCTGCAAAACGGGTACGTGGACGCCGCGATTCCACAAACCTACAGCAGCAGCACCTTCAACACCTGGGCGGACCGATGCGCCAACTGCTGGCAGTTCAACCGGCAGATATTCTCGGGCATTGGCGCCTATCTCTACGGCAATGCCACCATCGCCAGCGAGATCAGCTATCTCCGCAGCAAGGGCCTGAAAGGCTACTGCACCTACTCCTACGGGGCCTCGAGCACGGACGGCGGCTGGTGGGCCTATGCCGCCGCCAACGTTAACACGAGTACTGCCACCGTCCCCACCATGTCGTGGCGCGACCCGGCCACGGCGACCGAAGGCATCGTGTGGGGCCGCGTCACCGACGCCAACACCGGCCTCTATGTGGACGACGCCACCGTCACCGTGACCGGCGGGCCGACGGTCAAGACCGACGGCAACGGTTACTACATTGCCACGTTGGTTCCGGCCACCGCCAGCGGCACCGCCCATTCGACGACGGTCAGCAAGACTGGCATGACTTCCCAAACCGTGACCGCCATCGCGCTCGCCGGGGATGTCGTCCGCTACGACCTGGTCCTCAACGCCGCGGTAGGCACTGCGCCCACCATCACCACCCAGCCGCAGAGCCAAATGGTCAACCAGGGCAGCAGCGTCACCTTCACGGTTGCCGCCAGCGGCACCACGCCGTTCAGCTACCAGTGGCGGTTCAACGGCGCGAGCATCTCCGGGGCGACACTGAGCAGCTACACGAAGAGCAGCGTGCAGGCGACTGATGCAGGCAGCTACTCGGTGGTTGTCGCCAACGGCGCCGGCAGCGCCACCAGCGCCAATGCGGTGCTGACCGTAATCGTGCCGCCCACCATCACCACCCAGCCGCTGAGCCAGACGGTGTACCAGGGAACCAGCGCCACCTTCACGGTGGCGGCTTCGGGTACCACGCCCTTCACCTACCAGTGGCGGTTCAATGGCGCCAACATCTCCGGCGCGACGCTCAGCAGCTACACAAAGAGCAGCGCGCAGCCAACCGATACAGGCAGCTACTCGGTGTTGGTCGCCAACGCCGCCGGCAACGCCACCAGCGCCAATGCGGTTTTGACGGTCACCGTGCCGCCCACCATCACCGCCCAGCCGCTGAGCCAGACGGTTACCCAGGGAACCAGCGCCACCTTTACCGTGGCTGCGTCGGGCACCACGCCCTTCACTTACCAGTGGCGGTTCAACGGCGCGAACATCTCGGGCGCGACCGCATCCAGTTACACCCGCGCCAACGTCCAGCCCGCCGACGCCGGGAGTTACACGGTGGTGGTTGCCAATTCCGTGGGCAGCGCCACCAGCGCCAGCGCCATCCTGACTGTTTATGTGCCTCTCACCGCCCCGAGCATTGTCACCCAGCCCCAGGACCAGACGGTCGGCGAGGGCGCCAGCGCCACATTCACCGTCTCGGCCAGTGGCTCCACGCCGCTCTACTACCAGTGGCGCCTCAATGGGATAAACATCTCCGGCGCGACCGCATCCGGCTACACTCTCAGCTCCGTGCAGCTTGCTGATGCCGGCCCTTATTCGGTCGTCGTGTCCAACTCCATGGGCGCGGCAACCAGCTTGAATGCGCTGCTGACGGTGATCGTGCCGCCCTCCGTCACCACCCAGCCGATCAGCCAGACGGTTACCCAGGGGCAGAGCGTGACCTTTAGCGCGGTCGCTTCGGGAACGGCTCCCCTGACCTATCAATGGCGCCTGAACGGCGCCAGCATCTCCGGCGCAACCGCCAGCAGCTACACCCGCGCCAATGTCCAGGCCACCGACGCCGGCAGTTATTCCGTGCTAGTTTCCAACACCGCCGGCAGCGCCATCAGCGCCAACGCGGTCTTGACGGTCACCGTGCCGCCCGCCATCACCACCCAGCCGATCAGCCAGACGGTTAACCAGGGCGACAGTGCCATCTTCACCGTGGCTGCCAGCGGCAGCACTCCGCTCGCTTACCAGTGGCGCTGGTATGGCACGAACCTCGCCGGGGCAACGGGAACAAGCCTGGCTCTCACCGGCCTCACCACGAACCAAAGCGGACCATACACGGTCGTCGTCACCAACGCCTACGGCGCTGCCACCAGCCAGGTGGCGACGCTGACGGTCTCCCCCGTCCTGCAGGCCGGCGGCTTGTCCGTGCTCTGGAGCCTGGCCCCCGGCTCGCGCTCCTATCTGACCAGCGTCGCGGGTGCGCCGCCCGACGAGCGGGGCATGGCCTATAACCCGCTGACCCGGCGCGTCATCATCGTGCAGCGCACCACCATGACCGCCTATGTGCTCGACGGCGACACCGGCGCCGACCTGTGGACCTTGAACACGACCGGCGTCACCGGCGGCTACACCGCCTCCTATTATCTGCTCATGGTGGGGGTGGCCGAGGACGGCGCGGTTTACGCCGGCAACATGACGCTGCACGGCAATACGGTTGACTTCACAGTCTACCGCTGGGCCAACGATAGCTACGGCACCCTGCCCACCGTCGCCTACTCGGGCGACCCGGGCGAGGGGCTGGACCTGCGCTGGGGCGATACGCTTGATGTGCGCGGCTCCGGCGCCAATACGCAGATCATCATCGGCTCGCTCAATACCAATCGCTTTGCGGTGCTCACGACAACTGACGGCATCAGTTTCACCTCGCAACCCATCACCCTGACCGACACCCCCAGCAGCGTAGTGGGGGTCGGCCTCGCCTTCGGCGCCGGCGACACCTTCTGGTGCAAAGCCGGCCTGCCGTCTCCGCAAAACCTGCGGCAGGCCTCCTTTAGCCTGGCCGCCGGCACAGCGGCCACGGCGCGCAATTACGCGGACCCTGTGTTCCCGACCAGCATTGGGCCCATTGGCGTCAACCCCAGCTTCAATGTCCTTGGGGGCGTTAACGTCGCCGAGTTCGGCGACGGCAACAGCTTCCGGCTCTACGACCTCACAACCACCAACGGCGCGCCCGTGTCCATCACCGCCACCAACTTCGCCACCGACAACGATAACAGCTACGCCGGCGCGGGGGCGGTGGACTTTGGCGGCGACCGGGTTTATGCGCTCAGCTCCAACAACGGCCTGCTGGCCATGCAGATCGTCCCCAAGACGGTCGTGACCCCGCCGGCCATTGTCACCCACCCGGCCAGCCAGACCGTGGATCAGGGCGCCAGCGCCACCTTCAGCGTCGTTGCGACCGGCACCGCGCCGCTCTCCTATCAATGGCGCTTCAACGGCGCTTCCATCTCCGGCGCTACCGGCAGCAGTTACACCCGCGCCAATGTCCAGACCACGGACGCCGGCAGCTACTCGGTCTTCATTTCCAACTCCGCCGGCACCGCCACCAGCGCCAACGCCGTGCTGGCCGTGAGCGTTCCGGCCACGCCGCCGTCCATCGCGTCCGGCCCCCAAAGCCAGACCATCATCGCCGGCCAGAACGCCACGTTCACCGTCGCCGCCAGCGGCACAACCCCGTTGAGTTACCAGTGGCGGTTCAATGGCGCGAACATCTCCGGAGCGACCGCCAGCTCCTACACGCGGCCCAATGTGCAAACCGGCGACGCCGGCGCCTACTCGGTCGTCGTGTCCAATGACTACGGGACCGTCACCAGTTCCGCTGCTACGCTCACGGTCCACTTCTCCCTGACGGCCACCGCCGCCACCGGCGGCACGGTTTCCAGGAGCCCCGATCAGTCCAGCTACGCGCCGGGCACGTCGGTGACCCTCACCGCGACGCCCTCCGGCAGCTATGAGTTTGCCGGATGGTCCGGAGACGCCAGCGGAACCGCCAACCCGGTCACAGTCGTGGTGAACGGCAACCTGGCGGTGACCGCGAACTTCACGGTCACCTGCGATATCATCCTGGACAACACGGACTCGGAGGTCACCTACGTGGGCGCCTGGCAGACCGGCGCCTACGGGGGCTTGTATGGAACCGACTACCGCTTCGCGCTGGGGTCTACGACCGGCAACTCCAACGTGACCTATCGGCCCAACCTCTGTGGCGCGGGATACTACGATGTCTATATCTGGTACGTCACGGGCGGCAACCGGGCCACCAACGCCCCCTGGCAAATTGTGCATTCCGGCGGAAGCACGAACGTCCCCGTCAACCAGAAGATCAACGGCAGCCAATGGTGGCGGCTGGCGGCATCGCTGCCGTTTGACCAGGGAACCAGCGGCTACGTCCGCGTGTACAATACGAACGCCAGCAGCGGCGGAGGCAGCACCGTCGTCATAGCCGACGCGGTACGCTTCACGTATGTCGCGCCGCTGACGGCCGCCTCCATCACCACCCTTAACTCCTCGGCTAATCCTTCAGTCTATGGCAATGCGGTTACCCTCACGGCAACCGTCACCGGCAGCGGAGGCACGCCGGGCGGAACCGTCACCTTCAAGGATGGCGCCGCCGTCCTGGGCACGGCGACCCTCAACGCCTCCGGCCAGGCCACCTTTACCACCAGCACCCTCTCGGCCAGCGGATCGCCTCATTCCCTGACGGCGGTCTATGGCGGCGATGGCTCCTTCAGTTCCAGCTCCTCGAGCGCTCTGTCACAGGTCGTCAACCCGAAAGCCCTGACGGTGACAGGCGCGGCGGTGGCCGCCAAGGTGTATGACGGCATGACGGCGGCGACGATCACCGGGGCAGCCTTGAGCGGCGTGGTCAGCGGCGACGCCGTGACGCTGGGTAACGCCACCAGCGGCACGTTCGCGAACAAGAATGTCGGCGCCGGCAAGGCCGTTGCCACTGCGATGACGCTCAGCGGCGCCAACAGTGGCAATTACACGCTGACGCAGCCGACGCTGACGGGCACGATCACGGCCAAGGCGCTGACGGTGGCGGGCGCGGCGGTGACCAGCAAGGTGTATGACGGGACGACAGCGGCGACGATCACCGGGGCAGCCTTGAGCGGCGTGGTGAGCGGCGACGCCGTGACGCTGGGCAACGCCACCACCGGCACCTTCGCAAACAAGAATGTCGGCTCCGGCAAGACGGTTGCTACTGCAATGACGCTCAGCGGCGCCAACAGCGGCAATTACACGCTGACGCAGCCGACGCTAACCGGCACGATTACGGCCAAGGCCCTGACGGTGACGGGCGCAGTGGTGGCCGGGAAGGTGTATGACGGGACGACAGCGGCGACGATCACCGGGGCAGCCTTGAGCGGTGTGGTGAGCGGCGACGCCGTGACGCTGGGCAACGCCGCCAGCGGCACGTTCGCGGACAAGAATGTCGGCTCCGGCAAGACGGTTGCCACTGCAATGACGCTCAGCGGCGCCAACAGCGGCAACTACACGCTGACGCAGCCGACGCTGACGGGCACGATCACGGCCAAGGCGCTGACGGTGGCGGGCGCGGCGGTGACCAGCAAGGTGTATGACGGGACGACAGCGGCGACGATCACTGGGGCAGCCTTGAGCGGTGTGATAAGCGGCGACAGCGTCACGCTGGGCAACGCCACCGGCGGCACGTTCGCGGACAAGAATGTCGGCGCCGGGAAGACCGTTGCCACCGCGATGACGCTCAGCGGCGCCAGCAGCGGCAATTACACGCTGACGCAGCCGACGCTGACGGGCACGATCACAACCAAGGCGCTGGCGGTGACGGGCCTGACGGCACAGAACAAGGCGTACGACGGCACGACCGTCGCGACGCTTGCGGGAACACCGGGACTTGCAGGCGTGGTGAGCGGCGACGCCGTCGCCCTGGCTGGCACTGCGGTGGGAACCTTTGCTGATGCGAATGTCGGCACCACCAAGCCCGTGACCATCTCCGGCCTGAGCCTGACCGGCGCCGATGCGGACAACTACTCCATGACGGCGCCAACGGCAACGGCCAACATCACCGGGGCGGCCACCATGACCACGCTGGTTTCCTCGGCCAATCCCTCCGGCCCGGGCTCGAATGTGACCTTTACGGCGACGGTCGCTTCCGGGGCAGGCACCCCGGCGGGCGAGGTGGTGTTCCTGGCTGGCGGCACGCCGTTCAGCACCAATGCGTTAGCCGGCGGCGTGGCGGCGGCCAGCACGAGCTCGCTGGCGCTAGGCACCAACGCCATCCGGGCCGAGTATGCGGGCGGCGGCAACTTCCTTGGCAGCGGCAGCGGCTTGGACCAGGTGGTAAAAGTCTTCGAGATTTGCAGCCAAACCAACTCTCTCCTGAGTATCACTGGGAATCTGGACGGCACATTTACCCTGACGTTTGCGGGCACGCCGCAGGCGGAGTACTACGTCGTCGGCAGCTCGGATGTAACGCTGCCCACCTCCAGTTGGCTGCCGTTGCCGGGTAGCACCAACACAGTCACCGACGCGAGTGGCATTTGGCGATTCACGGTGACCAACACGACGTTACAGCAGTTCTATCGTGGCGCCGCAGTGAGGCCTTGTCCGTAACGCAGGGCACGGCGGTTGGTTCCCCGCCATCAGTGATCATGTTGGGCACCCGCGCACTGTCCATTTTTTTGGACAGTGGTGCTGCCCGTCTGCCTTTTCCAGCCTCCGCGGACCCCGGCACCTTTGGCTTGGTGCTACGGTGACGGCACGGTGATGCTACGGTGTGTATCCCATGGGGAGCGCTCCCCATGGGATACACACCGTAGTCGGACCGCACTGACAAGCTATCATCCAGCTAGCTGCAACCCCCGCTTGTATCCAATTTCCGGCAAGGCAGTCTCTTGCCTTTACTGAGGATTCAGGTCCGTAGAATTCGCGCCAGAATACGCTTGATTTTAACTTCGAACACTGAGATTCTACAATGGCAAATGTGCCGCTTTGTCGTTCTGCTTGTCGGATATCCTCCGTGGGCGTACTTACGTGCCCCTGCCAAACCGTTCTGCAGGAATGGACGGCGCACACCAAACAACGGCTAACATGCCAGAGGAAGTTATGACAAACTCATCATCAGGCTCCCAAAACCGATCCCGCAATGCTACAAAATGCAGACGGAACCACCTGCCCATGCCGTGGTTTGGCGCGCTCCTGTTCATTGCTCTCCTCGCGTTCATGCCCGCCAGGCCAGCCAGTGCGGCTGAGTATCGGGCGTTCTGGCTTGATGCCTTCCATAGCGGATTCTACAACCAAACCCAGGTGGACGCCTTGCTCGGCGTTCCCGGCACGGCCGCCGCGGGGACGATTCGCGAGGCCAACTGCAACGCGGTTATCATTCAGGTGCGAAAACGAGCCGACGTCTGCTATCCCTCCGGCGTGGGGGAACCCTACATGTCGAATCTCTCACCGTCGGACTTCAACGCGTTGGCGGCCTTGATCAAAGCCGCGCACGACACCAGCTACGGCAAGAAGCGCATCGAGGTGCATTGCTGGTCCGTCGCCTTCAAGACCGCCAAGGGCCAGGTTTATTCGCAGCACACTAACACCCCCACGGGCAGCCTGACCACTTTCGACAATTACTGGCCTACCCGGACGAGTTCCACCACCGGCTCGGAAAACGCCGACGGCGCTTTGGACCCCGGCCACCCCAAGTGCCTCGAATATCTGGTCAACGCGCATATGGACCTGGTTAATTTCGAGACGACTGCCGGGCCGGATGGCACCGACGGCCACATTGATGGCATCCACTACGACTACATTCGGTTCGAGGCTAACACGGAAGGCTACAATCCCACCAGCGTGGCCCGCTACAATGCGCGTTACGGCCTGACCGGAGATCCGTCTCCCAGCAGCGAGCAGTTCAAGCAATGGCGGCGCGACCAGTGCACCGCGTTTGTGCGGCAGATGTACGCCCGCATCCAGAAGGCCAGGCCATCGGTCAAACAGTCTGGCGCCTTCGTCACCTGGAATCCCTCACCGACTGCTTCGACGCGGGCAGCGTTCCAGGCCACGCGACCTTACTACGATGTTTACTCCGATTGGGATAGCTGGATGCAGGAAGGCATCCTGGACCTGGCCGTGCCGATGACCTACTACAACTGGGCCAGCCTGCCCACCGATTACACGAAGTGGATGAACTTTGAAAAGGACCGCAAGTTCAACCGCCAGTTGATTGTCGGCCCCGGCATCTACCTCAACTCGTTGGAGAATGCCATTTATGAGCTGCAAATGACGCGCGACGCCTCGCCGGCGGGCAATTACGCCGAAGGGTTCGCCGGCTATTCCTATGCAGTGCCTTACCTGAGCGGCAGTTGGTCCGGCTTCACCAATTCGCTGGTGCCGAGCGTCACCCCCACCTGGGACGACATCCCCGACATGCCTTGGAAGACAGCACCCACCAAAGGCCATATCATGGGGACAGTCACAATCGCTGGCACGGGCGCATGGGCGGACGGCGCCCGGGTGGAGATCTCCGGCCCCGTCAGCCGAGTGCAGACAAATGACGGGACCGGATTCTATGCCTTCATTGATCTGCCCGTCGGCACCTACACCGTCACTGCCAGCCTGAACGGCTATCCGAATGCCGTCGGCACGGCGGTCGTCGCCGTGGGGCAAGTTACCGGCAACATGTACGAGGTAAACCTG
Protein-coding regions in this window:
- a CDS encoding YDG domain-containing protein; amino-acid sequence: MPNLSPGYKVNSQIHHLNTQHHQPHRPPRTGLGALLLAALLSLAGGATPASAAEEFRAAWADVFHVGMSSAAEVDTMVSTLVSGRYNAVVVQVLAYMDRNGYASHGAHWKSSILPWSTRVTSSFDPLAYLCTKAHANGIQVHAWLGGSGGGPYRVSTAWPPANNATLAAHPEWFIAPYASSEGGSPELVDGNYSLDMGSPDVQDYIVSIVKELVTNYPIDGINWDDELNSSGYNEGFGYPAYSQASYARSGLARFRINTGYSGTPSNTQTAWSNYRRRFKNELMARVQAEIQSIKTNPRQPLRHTIAPIAYSPVPSSCTFSGSAPYTYFCDWAGMLQNGYVDAAIPQTYSSSTFNTWADRCANCWQFNRQIFSGIGAYLYGNATIASEISYLRSKGLKGYCTYSYGASSTDGGWWAYAAANVNTSTATVPTMSWRDPATATEGIVWGRVTDANTGLYVDDATVTVTGGPTVKTDGNGYYIATLVPATASGTAHSTTVSKTGMTSQTVTAIALAGDVVRYDLVLNAAVGTAPTITTQPQSQMVNQGSSVTFTVAASGTTPFSYQWRFNGASISGATLSSYTKSSVQATDAGSYSVVVANGAGSATSANAVLTVIVPPTITTQPLSQTVYQGTSATFTVAASGTTPFTYQWRFNGANISGATLSSYTKSSAQPTDTGSYSVLVANAAGNATSANAVLTVTVPPTITAQPLSQTVTQGTSATFTVAASGTTPFTYQWRFNGANISGATASSYTRANVQPADAGSYTVVVANSVGSATSASAILTVYVPLTAPSIVTQPQDQTVGEGASATFTVSASGSTPLYYQWRLNGINISGATASGYTLSSVQLADAGPYSVVVSNSMGAATSLNALLTVIVPPSVTTQPISQTVTQGQSVTFSAVASGTAPLTYQWRLNGASISGATASSYTRANVQATDAGSYSVLVSNTAGSAISANAVLTVTVPPAITTQPISQTVNQGDSAIFTVAASGSTPLAYQWRWYGTNLAGATGTSLALTGLTTNQSGPYTVVVTNAYGAATSQVATLTVSPVLQAGGLSVLWSLAPGSRSYLTSVAGAPPDERGMAYNPLTRRVIIVQRTTMTAYVLDGDTGADLWTLNTTGVTGGYTASYYLLMVGVAEDGAVYAGNMTLHGNTVDFTVYRWANDSYGTLPTVAYSGDPGEGLDLRWGDTLDVRGSGANTQIIIGSLNTNRFAVLTTTDGISFTSQPITLTDTPSSVVGVGLAFGAGDTFWCKAGLPSPQNLRQASFSLAAGTAATARNYADPVFPTSIGPIGVNPSFNVLGGVNVAEFGDGNSFRLYDLTTTNGAPVSITATNFATDNDNSYAGAGAVDFGGDRVYALSSNNGLLAMQIVPKTVVTPPAIVTHPASQTVDQGASATFSVVATGTAPLSYQWRFNGASISGATGSSYTRANVQTTDAGSYSVFISNSAGTATSANAVLAVSVPATPPSIASGPQSQTIIAGQNATFTVAASGTTPLSYQWRFNGANISGATASSYTRPNVQTGDAGAYSVVVSNDYGTVTSSAATLTVHFSLTATAATGGTVSRSPDQSSYAPGTSVTLTATPSGSYEFAGWSGDASGTANPVTVVVNGNLAVTANFTVTCDIILDNTDSEVTYVGAWQTGAYGGLYGTDYRFALGSTTGNSNVTYRPNLCGAGYYDVYIWYVTGGNRATNAPWQIVHSGGSTNVPVNQKINGSQWWRLAASLPFDQGTSGYVRVYNTNASSGGGSTVVIADAVRFTYVAPLTAASITTLNSSANPSVYGNAVTLTATVTGSGGTPGGTVTFKDGAAVLGTATLNASGQATFTTSTLSASGSPHSLTAVYGGDGSFSSSSSSALSQVVNPKALTVTGAAVAAKVYDGMTAATITGAALSGVVSGDAVTLGNATSGTFANKNVGAGKAVATAMTLSGANSGNYTLTQPTLTGTITAKALTVAGAAVTSKVYDGTTAATITGAALSGVVSGDAVTLGNATTGTFANKNVGSGKTVATAMTLSGANSGNYTLTQPTLTGTITAKALTVTGAVVAGKVYDGTTAATITGAALSGVVSGDAVTLGNAASGTFADKNVGSGKTVATAMTLSGANSGNYTLTQPTLTGTITAKALTVAGAAVTSKVYDGTTAATITGAALSGVISGDSVTLGNATGGTFADKNVGAGKTVATAMTLSGASSGNYTLTQPTLTGTITTKALAVTGLTAQNKAYDGTTVATLAGTPGLAGVVSGDAVALAGTAVGTFADANVGTTKPVTISGLSLTGADADNYSMTAPTATANITGAATMTTLVSSANPSGPGSNVTFTATVASGAGTPAGEVVFLAGGTPFSTNALAGGVAAASTSSLALGTNAIRAEYAGGGNFLGSGSGLDQVVKVFEICSQTNSLLSITGNLDGTFTLTFAGTPQAEYYVVGSSDVTLPTSSWLPLPGSTNTVTDASGIWRFTVTNTTLQQFYRGAAVRPCP